From Streptomyces sp. NBC_01460, a single genomic window includes:
- a CDS encoding SpoIIE family protein phosphatase, whose product MTDSSRRDDDPASWLRLERRLAGETGTAERLAMNRTGSFEWDLDARTVDVDEAGLMVFGLDAEALEDSPSAVIDRLDAADRARLETTIDEAISDGSDSYSVHFQVPMEDGSRQWTHVQARILRSEDGRAHRVIGVVRDATAEVTRSAFALDLEKRRRRHTDIVERTTAAMSRAVTVDDVTAALTGPGGLVGIGADGLALGLVENSALRIIALSGESVEVLEGLGSGRLDATLPLGDTILSGRPRFISSLDALTRRYPVLAPHIGQLDFRSAAYLPLIAQARSLGGLALFYRERTAFSADERILCLGLAAIVAQSLQRAILFDEEREFATGLQSAMLPRRIQEIEGGEIAVRYHAAWSGREVGGDWYDVITLPRDRIGIVVGDVQGHDTHAAAIMGQLRIALRAYAAEGHPPATVLARASRFLAELDTDRFATSTYAQVDLATGAVRVARAGHFGPLIRHTDGRVGVPQVRGGLPLGISTDFRDEEYPETRLDLVPGETLVLYTDGLVEEPGADVDEGVAALIHEVSDGPDGAEALADHLSDRLWERWGSGDDVALLVLRRSPDLGSPRAPRLHQYIHQADPQGLSEARSIVRQALTDWDLAGLADDAELVTGELLVNVLLHTEGGAVLTLEVLPEPVRRIRLSVQDRSSVWPRRRTPGETSTSGRGLLLLDAVAESWGIEPRGEGKAVWCEIGPTA is encoded by the coding sequence ATGACCGACTCTTCACGGCGAGACGACGACCCAGCGTCGTGGCTCCGGCTCGAACGGCGACTCGCCGGTGAGACGGGGACCGCGGAGCGCCTTGCCATGAACCGGACCGGCAGCTTCGAGTGGGACCTGGACGCCAGGACCGTGGACGTCGACGAGGCAGGGCTGATGGTGTTCGGCCTGGACGCTGAAGCCTTGGAGGACTCCCCCTCGGCCGTGATCGACCGCCTGGACGCGGCCGACCGGGCACGCCTGGAAACCACCATCGACGAGGCGATCTCCGACGGGAGCGATTCGTACAGCGTTCACTTCCAGGTGCCCATGGAGGACGGCAGCCGCCAGTGGACCCATGTCCAGGCGCGAATCCTCCGGTCCGAGGACGGACGGGCGCACCGCGTCATCGGTGTGGTGCGGGACGCGACGGCCGAGGTCACCCGTTCGGCCTTCGCGCTGGATCTGGAAAAGCGTCGGCGCCGCCACACCGACATCGTCGAACGCACCACCGCTGCGATGTCACGGGCTGTGACCGTGGACGACGTCACCGCCGCGCTCACCGGTCCGGGCGGCCTCGTCGGGATCGGCGCGGACGGACTGGCCCTCGGTCTGGTGGAGAACTCGGCACTGAGGATCATCGCGCTGAGCGGGGAGTCGGTGGAGGTCCTCGAAGGCCTGGGTTCCGGGCGGCTCGACGCGACGCTTCCGCTCGGCGACACCATCCTCAGCGGACGTCCCCGGTTCATCAGCTCGCTCGATGCCTTGACCAGGCGCTATCCCGTGCTCGCACCGCACATCGGCCAACTCGATTTCCGCTCCGCGGCCTATCTGCCACTGATAGCCCAGGCTCGGTCGCTGGGCGGACTGGCGCTCTTCTACCGGGAACGCACGGCGTTCAGCGCGGACGAGAGGATCCTCTGCCTGGGGCTGGCCGCCATCGTGGCCCAGTCCCTGCAACGGGCGATCCTCTTCGACGAGGAGCGTGAATTCGCCACCGGGCTCCAGTCGGCCATGCTCCCGCGGCGGATCCAGGAGATCGAGGGTGGTGAGATCGCGGTCCGCTACCACGCAGCGTGGAGCGGGCGCGAGGTCGGCGGCGACTGGTACGACGTGATCACCCTCCCCAGGGACCGGATCGGCATCGTGGTGGGCGATGTGCAGGGGCACGACACGCACGCCGCGGCCATCATGGGCCAGCTCCGCATCGCCCTGCGCGCCTACGCCGCCGAGGGGCATCCCCCGGCCACCGTTCTGGCGCGGGCCTCCCGCTTCCTCGCCGAGCTGGACACCGACCGGTTCGCGACGTCGACGTACGCGCAGGTGGACCTCGCGACGGGGGCGGTGCGGGTGGCGCGTGCCGGACACTTCGGACCGCTGATCAGGCACACGGACGGGCGGGTCGGGGTCCCGCAGGTGCGCGGGGGTCTGCCGCTGGGCATCTCCACGGATTTCCGCGACGAGGAGTATCCGGAGACCCGTCTGGACCTTGTGCCCGGCGAGACCCTGGTCCTGTACACGGACGGGCTCGTCGAGGAGCCGGGAGCCGACGTGGACGAGGGTGTCGCGGCCCTGATCCACGAGGTGAGTGACGGACCCGACGGTGCCGAGGCGCTGGCCGACCATCTGTCGGACCGGCTGTGGGAGCGGTGGGGCTCGGGCGACGACGTGGCGCTGCTGGTCCTGCGTCGCAGCCCGGACCTCGGGTCGCCGCGCGCTCCCCGCCTGCACCAGTACATCCACCAGGCGGATCCGCAGGGGCTCTCGGAGGCCCGGTCGATCGTGCGTCAGGCCCTGACGGACTGGGACCTGGCCGGTCTGGCGGACGACGCGGAGCTGGTCACCGGGGAGTTGCTGGTCAATGTGCTGCTGCACACCGAGGGCGGGGCGGTGCTGACGTTGGAGGTGCTGCCGGAGCCCGTTCGGCGCATCAGGCTGTCGGTCCAGGACCGCTCCAGTGTCTGGCCGCGACGCCGCACTCCGGGGGAGACGTCGACCTCGGGGCGCGGTCTGCTGCTTCTCGACGCGGTCGCCGAGAGCTGGGGCATCGAGCCCCGTGGGGAGGGTAAGGCCGTCTGGTGCGAAATCGGCCCCACGGCCTGA
- a CDS encoding enoyl-CoA hydratase/isomerase family protein, which translates to MNDDEPVLLHTEGHILHITLNRPRALNALTHTMVRRIGEALTLAADDDAVAAVVIGGAGERGLCAGGDIRSIYEDARAGRRASVDFWRDEYRLNARIARFPKPYVALMDGIVMGGGVGVSAHGDVRIVTERSRVAMPETAIGFVPDVGGTHLLAAAPGELGTHLALTGRAVGAADAVLCGLADHVVPSHRLADLTDELSRNAEPAGVRDIVRRYATVAPEGELAAHRGWIDDCYAADTVEEIIDRLVDSGLAAAKETATELLGLSPTALKVTLASVRRAKGLGSLEAVLDQEFRVSCRVFTGHDLVEGVRARIIDKDRTPRWSPADAGGVTAAEVARHFEPLGDQELGLASV; encoded by the coding sequence ATGAACGACGACGAACCCGTCCTGTTGCACACCGAGGGTCACATCCTGCACATCACCCTCAACCGTCCCCGGGCCTTGAACGCCCTCACGCACACCATGGTGCGCCGCATCGGGGAAGCGCTCACCCTGGCGGCCGACGACGACGCGGTCGCCGCCGTAGTGATCGGCGGAGCCGGCGAGCGGGGCCTCTGCGCGGGAGGGGACATCCGGTCGATCTACGAGGACGCCCGGGCCGGCCGCCGTGCCTCCGTGGACTTCTGGCGTGACGAATACCGTCTCAACGCCCGGATCGCGAGGTTCCCGAAACCGTACGTGGCGCTCATGGACGGCATCGTGATGGGCGGCGGGGTGGGTGTGTCCGCCCACGGTGACGTGCGCATCGTCACCGAGCGCTCACGCGTCGCGATGCCCGAGACCGCCATCGGCTTTGTTCCCGACGTCGGGGGCACCCACCTGCTGGCCGCGGCACCGGGCGAGCTCGGCACGCATCTCGCACTGACCGGCCGGGCCGTCGGCGCGGCCGACGCCGTTCTGTGCGGACTCGCCGACCACGTCGTCCCGTCGCACCGCCTGGCCGACCTCACCGACGAGCTCTCCCGAAACGCGGAACCCGCCGGGGTGAGGGACATCGTGCGTCGGTACGCGACCGTGGCCCCGGAGGGGGAACTCGCCGCACACCGAGGGTGGATCGACGACTGCTACGCCGCCGACACCGTCGAGGAGATCATCGACCGGCTGGTCGACAGCGGACTGGCCGCCGCGAAGGAGACCGCCACCGAGCTCCTCGGGCTGTCACCCACCGCGCTCAAGGTCACCCTGGCCTCGGTGCGCCGGGCCAAGGGGCTCGGCAGCCTCGAAGCGGTCCTGGACCAGGAGTTCCGCGTCTCCTGCCGGGTATTCACCGGGCACGACCTGGTGGAAGGGGTACGCGCCCGGATCATCGACAAGGACCGCACCCCGCGCTGGAGCCCGGCCGATGCCGGCGGGGTCACCGCCGCCGAGGTGGCCCGCCACTTCGAGCCGCTCGGCGACCAGGAGCTGGGCCTGGCCTCCGTCTGA
- a CDS encoding rhamnulokinase translates to MSATSRHDPVFAAVDLGATSGRVITGRVGPDELVLTEAHRFANTPVRLPDGLRWDVLALYQGMLDGLRAAARTGPVASVGIDTWAVDYGVLDSDGSLLGLPFHYRDGRNTEAAEEVLRHFEPQELYAVGGLQHLPFNTVFQLAAHRSTAQWEAARTLLLMPDLLVYWLTGAVGAEATNASTTGLFDARTGRWSDALIERMGLERSLFPALREPGERAGILLPHVAAFTGLPADTPVTTVASHDTASAVAAVPATEPGFAYVSCGTWSLAGLELDAPVLTEESRAANFTNERGVDGTVRYLRNIMGMWLLEECRRTWESDGTPTGLADLLAEAARARPFAAVVDPDDPVFLPPGDMPSRIDAALARTGQAVPEGAGGYVRCVLESLALAHRRTLREAAALAGRELRRIHLVGGGSRNELLCQWTADATGLPVTAGPAEATALGNVLLQARAHGLVGGLTEMRGLVARTQQVRHYSPQGDSGAWDRAADRLTAHV, encoded by the coding sequence ATGTCTGCGACTTCACGACACGACCCGGTGTTCGCCGCGGTGGACCTGGGCGCCACCAGCGGCCGGGTCATCACCGGCAGGGTCGGGCCCGACGAACTGGTGCTGACCGAGGCCCACCGCTTCGCCAACACGCCGGTCCGGCTCCCCGACGGGCTCCGCTGGGACGTACTCGCCCTCTACCAGGGCATGCTGGACGGTCTGCGCGCGGCGGCGCGCACCGGCCCTGTCGCCTCTGTGGGCATCGACACCTGGGCGGTCGACTACGGGGTCCTGGACTCCGACGGATCGCTCCTCGGCCTGCCGTTCCACTACCGCGACGGGCGCAACACCGAGGCGGCCGAGGAGGTACTCCGCCACTTCGAGCCACAGGAGCTGTATGCCGTCGGCGGACTGCAGCATCTGCCGTTCAACACGGTCTTCCAGCTGGCCGCCCACCGCTCGACCGCTCAGTGGGAGGCGGCCCGGACGCTTCTGCTGATGCCCGATCTGCTGGTGTACTGGCTGACGGGGGCGGTGGGGGCGGAAGCGACGAACGCGTCGACCACCGGACTGTTCGACGCGCGCACGGGCCGCTGGTCCGACGCGTTGATCGAGCGGATGGGGCTGGAGCGTTCGCTCTTCCCCGCCCTGCGCGAACCCGGGGAGCGCGCGGGCATCCTGCTCCCGCATGTGGCCGCGTTCACCGGACTCCCGGCGGACACGCCGGTGACGACCGTCGCCTCGCACGACACCGCCTCGGCCGTGGCCGCGGTGCCGGCCACCGAGCCGGGGTTCGCGTACGTGTCGTGCGGCACCTGGTCGCTGGCCGGGCTCGAACTCGACGCGCCGGTGCTGACCGAGGAGTCGAGGGCCGCCAATTTCACCAATGAGCGCGGGGTGGACGGCACGGTGCGCTACCTCCGCAACATCATGGGGATGTGGCTGCTGGAGGAGTGCCGCCGGACCTGGGAGAGCGACGGTACGCCGACGGGGCTCGCGGATCTCCTCGCGGAAGCGGCGCGGGCCCGGCCGTTCGCCGCCGTGGTCGACCCGGACGATCCGGTGTTCCTGCCACCCGGTGACATGCCGTCGCGGATCGACGCCGCTCTCGCCCGGACGGGACAGGCCGTGCCGGAGGGCGCGGGTGGATATGTGCGGTGCGTCCTGGAGAGTCTGGCGCTGGCCCACCGCAGGACGCTGCGCGAGGCAGCCGCCCTGGCCGGGCGCGAGCTGAGGCGGATCCATCTGGTCGGCGGTGGCTCGCGCAACGAACTGCTGTGCCAGTGGACGGCGGACGCGACCGGTCTTCCGGTCACCGCGGGGCCTGCCGAGGCGACCGCGCTGGGCAACGTGCTGCTCCAGGCGCGGGCCCACGGCCTGGTGGGCGGGCTGACGGAGATGCGCGGGCTCGTCGCACGCACCCAGCAGGTGCGCCACTACTCCCCGCAGGGTGATTCCGGGGCATGGGACCGGGCGGCGGACCGGCTGACAGCACATGTGTGA
- a CDS encoding bifunctional aldolase/short-chain dehydrogenase, with protein sequence MTSATHAEVAALLERAHRIGSDPRNTNYAGGNASAKATETDPVTGGEAELLWVKGSGGDLGTLTEAGLAVLRLDRVRALKDVYPGVEREDEMVPAFDYCLHGKGGAAPSIDTAMHALVEAAHVDHLHPDSGIALACAADGEKLTAECFGDKVAWVGWRRPGFQLGLDIAAVKEANPQAVGVVLGGHGITAWGDTSEECERNALWMIRTAETFLVEHGRKEPFGPVLPGREALEEGARRERAAALAPVIRGLASTDRPQVGHFTDAAPVLDFLSRAEHPRLAALGTSCPDHFLRTKVSPLVLDLPADVPLEEAVARLQVLHEEYREAYRAYYERHAVPGSPAMRGADPAIVLVPGVGMFSFGKDKQTARVAGEFYLNAVNVMRGAEAVSTYAPIEESEKFRIEYWELEEAKLRRMPKAKALATRVALVTGAGSGIGKAIAHRLVAEGACVVVADLNAENAAAVAEDLGGPDKAVAVTVDVTSEEQITEAFKAAALAFGGVDLVVNNAGISISKPLLETTARDWDLQHDIMARGSFLVSREAARVMRAQNLGGDIVYIASKNAVFAGPNNIAYSATKADQAHQVRLLAAELGEHGIRVNGVNPDGVVRGSGIFAAGWGAQRAATYGIEEEKLGEFYAQRTILKREVLPEHVANAVFALTGGDLTHTTGLHIPVDAGVAAAFLR encoded by the coding sequence ATGACGTCCGCGACGCACGCCGAAGTCGCCGCGCTCCTGGAGCGCGCCCACCGGATCGGCTCCGACCCCCGCAACACCAACTACGCCGGTGGCAACGCCTCGGCCAAGGCGACGGAGACCGATCCGGTCACCGGTGGCGAGGCCGAACTGCTCTGGGTGAAGGGCTCGGGCGGCGACCTCGGCACGCTGACCGAGGCGGGTCTCGCCGTGCTCCGGCTGGACCGCGTGCGCGCGCTCAAGGACGTGTACCCGGGGGTGGAGCGCGAGGACGAGATGGTCCCTGCGTTCGACTACTGCCTGCACGGCAAGGGAGGCGCGGCTCCCTCGATCGACACCGCGATGCACGCACTGGTCGAGGCCGCGCACGTCGACCACCTGCACCCGGACTCCGGAATCGCGCTGGCCTGCGCGGCCGACGGCGAGAAGCTGACCGCCGAGTGCTTCGGCGACAAGGTGGCCTGGGTGGGATGGCGTCGGCCCGGCTTCCAGCTCGGGCTCGACATCGCGGCCGTCAAGGAGGCGAACCCGCAGGCCGTCGGCGTGGTCCTGGGCGGTCACGGCATCACGGCCTGGGGCGACACCTCCGAGGAGTGTGAGCGCAACGCCCTCTGGATGATCCGCACCGCCGAGACGTTCCTCGTGGAGCACGGCCGGAAGGAGCCCTTCGGGCCGGTGCTCCCCGGCCGGGAGGCCCTGGAGGAGGGGGCGCGCCGGGAGCGGGCCGCCGCGCTCGCCCCGGTGATCCGCGGGCTGGCGTCCACGGACCGGCCCCAGGTGGGGCACTTCACCGACGCGGCGCCCGTGCTGGACTTCCTGTCGCGTGCCGAGCACCCCCGTCTCGCCGCACTCGGCACGTCCTGCCCCGACCACTTCCTGCGCACGAAGGTCAGCCCGCTGGTCCTCGACCTGCCGGCCGACGTGCCGCTGGAGGAGGCGGTGGCCCGGCTCCAGGTGCTCCACGAGGAGTACAGGGAGGCGTACCGCGCGTACTACGAGCGCCACGCGGTCCCCGGCTCGCCGGCGATGCGCGGGGCGGATCCGGCGATCGTGCTGGTCCCCGGTGTGGGCATGTTCTCGTTCGGCAAGGACAAGCAGACCGCCCGGGTCGCCGGGGAGTTCTATCTCAACGCCGTCAACGTGATGCGCGGCGCCGAAGCGGTCTCCACGTACGCGCCGATCGAGGAGTCCGAGAAGTTCCGCATCGAGTACTGGGAGCTGGAGGAGGCGAAGCTCCGCAGGATGCCGAAGGCGAAGGCGCTGGCCACGCGGGTCGCGCTCGTCACCGGCGCCGGATCGGGCATCGGAAAGGCCATCGCGCACCGGCTCGTGGCGGAGGGCGCCTGTGTCGTCGTCGCCGATCTGAACGCCGAGAACGCCGCGGCTGTCGCCGAGGATCTCGGCGGGCCGGACAAGGCCGTGGCAGTGACCGTGGACGTCACGTCCGAGGAGCAGATCACCGAGGCGTTCAAGGCCGCCGCGCTCGCCTTCGGCGGTGTCGACCTGGTCGTGAACAACGCGGGGATCTCCATCTCCAAGCCGCTGCTCGAGACCACGGCCCGGGACTGGGACCTGCAGCACGACATCATGGCGCGGGGTTCGTTCCTGGTGTCCCGTGAGGCTGCGCGGGTGATGCGGGCCCAGAACCTCGGCGGCGACATCGTCTACATCGCCTCCAAGAACGCCGTGTTCGCGGGCCCGAACAACATCGCGTACTCGGCGACCAAGGCCGACCAGGCGCACCAGGTGCGCCTGCTGGCGGCCGAGCTCGGCGAGCACGGCATCCGGGTCAACGGGGTCAACCCGGACGGCGTGGTGCGCGGCTCGGGAATCTTCGCGGCCGGCTGGGGGGCCCAGCGCGCGGCGACGTACGGCATCGAGGAGGAGAAGCTCGGCGAGTTCTACGCCCAGCGCACCATCCTCAAGCGCGAGGTGCTCCCGGAGCATGTCGCCAACGCCGTCTTCGCGCTGACCGGTGGGGATCTCACCCACACCACGGGCCTCCACATTCCCGTCGACGCCGGTGTGGCGGCGGCGTTCCTGCGCTGA
- the rhaI gene encoding L-rhamnose isomerase, with protein sequence MSDVSAVKAALKSQVIETPSWGYGNSGTRFKVFTQPGVPRDPFEKLADAAQVHAYTGVAPKVSLHIPWDRVEDYAALTRYAGELGLRIGAINSNVFQDDDFKLGSVTHPDPKVRRKATDHLLECVDIMDATGSPDLKLWFSDGTNYPGQDDIAGRQDRLAEALAEVYERLGDDQRMLLEYKLFEPAFYTTDVPDWGTSYAHCLKLGPKAQVVVDTGHHAPGTNIEFIVAFLLREGKLGAFDFNSRFYADDDLMAGAADPFQLFRIMHEVVKNGGMKPETNVNFMLDQCHNIEAKIPAVIRSVTNVQEATAKALLIDTEALAEAQRSGDVLASNGVLMDAFNTDVRPLLAEVREELGLGRDPFAAYLASGNQERIAADRVGGEQAGWGA encoded by the coding sequence ATGTCTGATGTGTCGGCCGTCAAGGCAGCTCTGAAGTCTCAGGTCATCGAGACGCCCTCCTGGGGATACGGCAACTCCGGGACCCGTTTCAAGGTCTTCACCCAGCCCGGTGTCCCGCGCGACCCCTTCGAGAAGCTGGCGGACGCGGCTCAGGTGCACGCGTACACCGGGGTTGCCCCGAAGGTGTCCCTGCACATTCCCTGGGACCGGGTGGAGGACTACGCGGCGCTGACCCGGTACGCCGGGGAGCTCGGGCTGCGGATCGGCGCGATCAACTCCAACGTCTTCCAGGACGACGACTTCAAGCTGGGCTCGGTCACCCACCCGGACCCGAAGGTCCGCCGCAAGGCGACCGACCATCTGCTCGAGTGTGTCGACATCATGGACGCCACCGGCTCGCCGGATCTCAAGCTGTGGTTCTCGGACGGCACCAACTACCCCGGCCAGGACGACATCGCGGGCCGCCAGGACCGTCTGGCCGAGGCGCTCGCCGAGGTCTACGAGCGCCTCGGCGACGACCAGCGGATGCTGCTGGAGTACAAGCTCTTCGAGCCCGCCTTCTACACCACCGACGTCCCGGACTGGGGCACCTCGTACGCCCACTGCCTCAAGCTCGGCCCGAAGGCCCAGGTCGTCGTCGACACCGGACACCACGCGCCGGGAACCAACATCGAGTTCATCGTGGCGTTCCTGCTGCGCGAGGGGAAGCTCGGCGCGTTCGACTTCAACTCCCGCTTCTACGCGGACGACGACCTGATGGCGGGCGCGGCCGACCCGTTCCAGCTGTTCCGGATCATGCACGAGGTGGTCAAGAACGGCGGTATGAAGCCCGAGACCAACGTGAACTTCATGCTCGACCAGTGCCACAACATCGAGGCGAAGATCCCGGCTGTCATCCGCTCGGTCACCAACGTCCAGGAGGCGACCGCGAAGGCGTTGCTCATCGACACCGAGGCGCTGGCCGAGGCTCAGCGTTCCGGTGATGTCCTCGCCTCCAACGGAGTGCTGATGGACGCGTTCAACACGGACGTGAGGCCGCTGCTCGCGGAGGTCCGCGAGGAGCTGGGCCTGGGGCGCGACCCGTTCGCGGCCTACCTCGCCTCCGGCAACCAGGAGCGTATCGCCGCCGACCGCGTCGGTGGGGAGCAGGCGGGCTGGGGCGCCTGA
- a CDS encoding SRPBCC domain-containing protein — protein sequence MGEQGRGALGSRARRPQEPTGESHGRRSSRSTSVPLRSASGRRSPIPGSEARTTSAPASSDWSQGSRFEMSAPGAPGPLGEGQNLDVGPPRRLVQSMVALWNDEVRSEGPTRVTWEIEPVGDSCRLTVTHDGPREGAGEELYGGR from the coding sequence ATGGGTGAGCAAGGACGCGGAGCCCTGGGCAGCCGGGCTCGGCGACCTCAAGAGCCGACCGGAGAATCCCATGGGAGAAGGTCTTCGAGATCTACATCCGTACCACTCCGGAGCGCCTCGGGGAGGCGATCACCGATCCCGGGATCCGAAGCACGTACAACTTCTGCGCCCGCGTCCTCGGACTGGAGCCAGGGCTCACGCTTCGAGATGAGCGCTCCCGGCGCTCCCGGCCCGCTCGGCGAGGGGCAGAACCTGGACGTGGGCCCGCCGCGCAGGCTCGTCCAGAGCATGGTCGCGCTCTGGAACGACGAGGTGAGGAGTGAGGGACCGACCCGGGTCACCTGGGAGATCGAACCCGTCGGCGACTCCTGCCGACTGACCGTCACCCACGACGGACCGCGCGAGGGAGCCGGCGAGGAGCTGTACGGCGGCCGGTAG
- a CDS encoding SMI1/KNR4 family protein: MARFGEVKATFWGEGLYGVQPPLSDAVVQDAERRLGVRLPASLLELLRVRNGGPVAEKWNAFPTDVPTSWSENHVPLDDMMGIGRHDGRLSLLDSGYLVEEWGLPSPLVLLSGDGHCWIALDYRTCKEQGEPSVTWFDVETDTELPLATDFQTLVERLAAAASLDDADGSRSAS, encoded by the coding sequence GTGGCTCGGTTCGGTGAGGTCAAGGCGACGTTCTGGGGCGAGGGCCTGTACGGAGTTCAGCCACCGCTGTCCGACGCGGTCGTTCAGGATGCCGAGCGCCGGCTCGGTGTCCGTCTGCCGGCCTCGTTGCTGGAGCTCTTGAGGGTCCGGAACGGGGGGCCGGTGGCGGAGAAGTGGAACGCGTTCCCGACCGATGTGCCGACGTCGTGGAGCGAGAACCACGTGCCGCTCGACGACATGATGGGCATCGGCCGTCACGACGGCCGGCTGTCGTTGCTGGACTCGGGTTACCTGGTCGAGGAATGGGGTCTCCCTTCACCTCTCGTTCTGCTCTCCGGTGATGGCCACTGCTGGATCGCCCTCGACTACCGGACATGCAAAGAGCAGGGGGAGCCGTCCGTGACGTGGTTCGACGTGGAAACCGACACGGAGCTCCCGCTGGCAACGGACTTCCAGACGCTCGTCGAGCGGCTGGCCGCGGCCGCGTCGCTCGATGACGCGGACGGCAGCCGGTCGGCATCATGA